The following are encoded together in the Peromyscus leucopus breed LL Stock chromosome 1, UCI_PerLeu_2.1, whole genome shotgun sequence genome:
- the LOC114692355 gene encoding transcription factor BTF3-like, whose product MYERDDLGQFLLVQFLLAKLQAQVRIGGKGTAYRKKKVVHRTATADDKKLQFSLKKLGVNDISGIEEVTMFTNQGTVVHFNNPKVQASLAANTFTITGHAETKQLTEMLPSILNQLGADSLTSLRRLAEALPKQSVDGKAPLATGEDDDDDEVPDLVENFDEASKNEAN is encoded by the exons ATGT ATGAAAGAGACGATCTTGGCCAGTTTCTCCTGGTTCAGTTTCTCCTGGCCAAACTTCAGGCACAAGTGCGCATTGGTGGAAAAGGAACTGCTTACAGAAAGAAGAAGGTGGTTCACAGAACAGCCACAGCAGATGATAAAAAACTGCAGTTCTCCTTAAAGAAGTTAGGAGTGAATGATATCTCTGGTATTGAAGAGGTGACCATGTTTACAAACCAAGGAACAGTGGTCCACTTTAACAACCCTAAAGTGCAGGCGTCTctggcagcaaacaccttcacCATTACAGGCCACGCTGAGACAAAGCAGCTGACAGAAATGCTTCCCAGCATCCTAAACCAGCTCGGAGCGGACAGTCTGACTAGTTTAAGGAGACTGGCTGAAGCTCTGCCCAAACAATCTGTGGATGGAAAAGCACCACTTGCTACTggagaggatgatgatgatgatgaagtccCAGATCTGGTGGAGAATTTTGATGAGGCGTCTAAGAACGAGGCAAACTAA